A region from the Candidatus Electrothrix scaldis genome encodes:
- a CDS encoding right-handed parallel beta-helix repeat-containing protein, protein MNIKNILLLLVIFIILSCEIAYSATLSKPVLYNPANAAEDISTSSQNFSWSSVTGATVYRIVVLEDGHYADFVDDNDDSYCKNTTSCFTDKTSSTSYAGFTLKEGTKYFWMIRAGSPDIPASEFSPAYFTTETPSVPLSKPVLLRPASNAVNVPVDTQSFDWGSVTGATKYRILVLEYGHIEDMVSDGMKSSCRDNTTCFTATTSSSSYSGFNLKEGTKYYWLVWAGSSDGSEDSEPGGDVFTTETLIVENKPPVLVSGSATPSSITSGEQVTFESIWNDPENKYVVDVQVRFRKQGTTSWQTKNLSKVSGYTFRGSSTISGDEGTYEYQFRASDADTSSGAPTNTTSWSSSSYFAVTGIGQLSNPILSDPINGATDVPTSVQNFRWSSVPGATVYRIVVFEDGHYADFVDAEGNSYCKNTTTCFTDTTSSVNYAGFALKEGTKYFWMIRAGSPDIPASEFSSAYFTTETLSIENKPPVLVSGSATPSSITSGEQITFESTWNDPENKYVVDVQVQYRKQGTTSWQIQDLSKVSGYTFRGSTTISGSEGTYEYQFRASDADTLSGARTNTTAWSSSSYFTVTVGGALSKPVIVNPANKALDVPVTGQNFDWEPVSGAAKYRILVLEYGQYGDMVNAGMNSSCTNDTTCFTATTSSSGYSGFTLKEGTKYYWVIWAGSSDGLEDSEPGGGIFTTGTSVVDNKPPVFLSGSATPASIASGEQITFESNWNDPENKYVVDVQVQYRKQGTTSWQIQDLSKVSGYTFRGSTTISGSEGTYEYQFRASDADTLSGARTNTTAWSSSSYFTVTVGGALSKPVIVNPANKALDVPVTGQNFDWEPVSGAAKYRILVLEYGQYADMVNDGMNSYCKNSETCFTAITTSSSYSGFNLKEGTQYYWLVWAGSSDDSEASEPGGGIFTTEKGRVTMNVTTSDPARGVVTSTPGEIDCGINCSSSYPVGTNVTLTATARAGSVFRGWSGDCSGTEETCEVTMDSTKNVSAIFADKNAKSFKIWIDFNGNRDYDLGEELKDTTVSYRVIQGKEKDVDTDLQEENDPDEEKTEDIILQEIMTDDQGVIDLLVNDTNTIYIEKLYGTKDVANNRINGLSDSENPFSEVDNIRYEFVMASDIRKDKKNKEKDAEVEYPSVVGDYHNFPGEYKTFDSELEKDSEGNILIKLGHPKWQWNLVMCFQDPHTEKFYAKVKEALWNDNKVQTATPSFTYRDYIDYLYNYTDGYSLIKNVILVKRGYEELGSVWDNLCDIRVTSTAWYRANTRGNVDNGYITMGRTDGDRTLFNEPEEQEEDRSRWYKTLAHESGHYLFSFKDEYISQRGYINFLEGGSEAWPYRWDNDGDAGEPNQYPTTYGVMQAQGKYHELSDSSDYLSDSGVKGCWLKSEFTESEYHVVKDILYDFAGISRGISDKRSLYYLYRFDNDEGEKFLNNTRDKDNDEVIKKIKNHFQYQKRASAQYYEHEKSTWWTFKQQFDEIMTNPLLYAYFLNNKNIQVEKNIVATIKKAIINYLVVPPNKLMQEKVLTGKVYEDLTGVKKIYRDNPELEGEPCEYSFENGNKVEQNKRPGPETTINNKVKIIDWFPKNSQEENILSATVQVCEEIENDCKWFRDEKVTYKGRPISITLTTMKKSSGGYNLVRETDQGITKKDDKGKLLITSFIEQPDNMKQWLAIGYDTDDLSKTAECLVDPSDIEDGKILINISQLTDELPKLSSEGKTTKPCDAEAQQEEFFPQYISSNSSFYATVQQKSNKKEIRLEGIIVNIKPDAFDEGKMQVTFLAKENFFAQEYQGSAVLRQQGFEGYIDFSLQGNSYIGTSDYVSDTGIADVGFQTDLGIMRAYNRFEIFSSDAGYASGFPSPGGELQMFAPESSFDGSGKFIITNSSITAPRNGNLNQVGNVWSFGFADSITAVYNVSFNILINGRTHGLDATKLNLYGWNQEEGEWEEVPGGSNNLKEFNISLETLKYDSYALFAPASKDTEAPEAVSNLQARTSSGWGVELEWTAPKDNRDVYVYDIRFNTVPITEDNWNNSIPIGYWSTPKPGKPGSAEHTFVNMPDPGVTYYFAIRSADAAANWSDLTALSSPVESGTPGEPPTQEEIDCATTVPDDFTSIQDAANYIAITDFGGNVCVQPGTYVEPKLKLKDGVYLVALSDDPAATIIDGNGKNDVITFQGVRVGGVIGFTLRNSKKNGNAAAINITGAKQMPLIARNIITDNRHGVRLQGNVMPLLINNTIADNSGDGIAAGGNSPATVINNIVVSNKGDGIISKGKAIDELARNDVYDNKGGDYVKIEAGEGGISLDPRFTDGYQLASDSPCIGTGLTLDGEPVDMGAYGNSSVRLINETATAMFTDTDADGIDDHWEQLFFGNLSTASSTSDYDQDGYSDLQEYQNNLHHAVDPDGTAFDLSAVNTPDGEGYEVIEEESAINKALSVILNFLLSRREEPETVQP, encoded by the coding sequence ATGAACATTAAAAACATCTTATTGCTGCTGGTTATTTTTATAATTCTTTCATGCGAGATAGCCTACTCTGCAACATTAAGCAAACCTGTTCTGTACAATCCAGCAAATGCTGCTGAGGATATTTCTACAAGCTCTCAAAATTTTAGCTGGAGTTCTGTTACTGGTGCAACAGTATATCGAATTGTCGTTCTTGAAGATGGGCATTATGCAGATTTTGTCGACGATAATGACGACAGTTATTGCAAAAACACAACTAGCTGTTTTACCGACAAGACCTCATCTACAAGTTATGCGGGTTTTACTCTCAAAGAGGGGACTAAATATTTTTGGATGATTCGTGCTGGCTCTCCTGATATTCCTGCCAGCGAATTCAGCCCAGCCTATTTTACAACCGAAACACCTTCCGTGCCATTGAGTAAACCGGTTTTGTTGAGACCAGCAAGTAATGCTGTGAATGTTCCAGTGGATACTCAAAGCTTTGACTGGGGATCTGTGACAGGTGCAACAAAGTACAGAATTCTTGTACTCGAATACGGTCATATCGAAGATATGGTCAGTGACGGCATGAAAAGTTCCTGCCGGGATAATACTACCTGTTTTACCGCCACGACTTCATCAAGCAGTTATTCCGGTTTCAACCTGAAAGAAGGTACAAAATATTATTGGCTTGTCTGGGCAGGTTCATCCGATGGTTCCGAGGACAGCGAACCGGGAGGGGATGTTTTTACAACCGAAACGTTGATCGTTGAAAATAAACCGCCTGTGTTGGTGAGTGGCAGTGCAACTCCCAGTTCGATAACATCAGGGGAGCAGGTCACTTTTGAGTCAATCTGGAATGACCCGGAAAATAAATATGTTGTTGATGTACAGGTGCGATTCAGAAAACAAGGAACAACATCCTGGCAGACCAAAAATTTGAGCAAGGTCAGTGGCTATACCTTTAGGGGAAGTTCTACGATTAGTGGGGATGAAGGCACTTATGAGTATCAATTTAGAGCCAGTGATGCAGACACATCTTCGGGTGCTCCAACGAATACAACATCTTGGTCTTCCTCATCGTATTTTGCTGTTACGGGAATAGGTCAGCTCAGCAACCCTATTCTATCCGACCCTATAAATGGTGCCACGGACGTTCCTACAAGCGTTCAAAATTTTCGCTGGAGTTCTGTTCCTGGTGCGACAGTATATCGAATTGTTGTTTTTGAAGACGGACATTATGCCGATTTTGTTGATGCTGAGGGTAATAGCTATTGCAAAAATACGACTACCTGCTTTACCGATACGACCTCATCTGTAAATTACGCGGGGTTTGCTCTGAAAGAGGGAACTAAATATTTTTGGATGATCCGTGCAGGCTCCCCTGATATTCCAGCAAGCGAATTTAGTTCAGCCTACTTTACAACTGAGACGTTGAGTATTGAGAACAAACCGCCTGTGCTGGTGAGTGGAAGTGCAACCCCTAGTTCGATAACTTCAGGAGAGCAGATTACCTTTGAGTCAACTTGGAATGACCCAGAGAACAAATATGTTGTTGATGTACAAGTGCAGTACAGAAAACAAGGAACAACATCTTGGCAGATTCAAGACTTAAGCAAGGTCAGTGGCTATACCTTTAGAGGAAGCACTACAATCAGCGGCTCTGAAGGTACCTACGAATATCAATTCAGGGCCAGTGATGCGGATACTCTTTCTGGGGCACGAACCAATACGACGGCATGGTCTTCATCATCGTATTTTACAGTTACGGTGGGAGGCGCATTAAGTAAGCCTGTAATTGTCAATCCTGCAAACAAGGCATTAGATGTCCCTGTCACGGGTCAAAACTTTGACTGGGAACCTGTATCAGGTGCAGCAAAATACAGAATTCTTGTGCTCGAATATGGGCAGTACGGTGATATGGTCAATGCAGGCATGAACAGTTCTTGTACAAATGATACGACATGTTTTACAGCGACGACCTCATCAAGTGGTTATTCGGGATTTACCCTGAAAGAAGGTACAAAGTATTACTGGGTTATCTGGGCAGGTTCATCTGATGGACTTGAGGACAGTGAACCTGGAGGGGGTATTTTCACAACCGGGACATCAGTCGTCGATAACAAGCCGCCTGTGTTTTTAAGCGGCAGCGCAACTCCGGCTTCAATAGCATCCGGTGAGCAGATTACTTTTGAATCAAATTGGAATGACCCTGAGAATAAATATGTTGTTGACGTACAGGTGCAGTACAGAAAACAAGGAACAACATCTTGGCAGATTCAAGACTTAAGCAAGGTTAGTGGCTATACCTTTAGAGGAAGCACTACAATCAGCGGCTCTGAAGGTACCTACGAATATCAATTCAGGGCCAGTGATGCGGATACTCTTTCTGGGGCACGAACCAATACGACGGCATGGTCTTCATCATCGTATTTTACAGTTACGGTGGGAGGCGCATTAAGTAAGCCTGTAATTGTCAATCCTGCAAACAAGGCATTAGATGTCCCTGTCACGGGTCAAAACTTTGACTGGGAACCTGTATCAGGTGCAGCAAAATACAGAATTCTTGTGCTCGAATATGGGCAATATGCTGATATGGTAAATGACGGGATGAATAGCTATTGTAAAAATAGTGAAACCTGTTTTACAGCCATCACAACATCAAGTTCTTATTCCGGTTTTAATCTGAAAGAAGGTACCCAGTATTATTGGCTTGTCTGGGCTGGTTCATCTGATGATTCTGAAGCTAGCGAACCCGGAGGGGGGATTTTCACAACAGAGAAAGGACGGGTTACGATGAATGTAACGACATCTGATCCAGCGAGAGGTGTTGTAACCAGTACACCTGGTGAAATTGATTGTGGAATAAATTGCTCCAGCTCCTATCCTGTTGGTACCAACGTGACGTTAACGGCAACTGCTCGTGCTGGTTCTGTTTTTCGTGGTTGGAGTGGGGACTGTTCGGGAACAGAAGAAACTTGCGAAGTTACAATGGATAGCACCAAGAATGTTTCTGCTATTTTCGCTGATAAGAATGCTAAATCGTTTAAGATTTGGATAGATTTTAACGGAAATCGTGACTATGACCTTGGAGAGGAACTAAAAGACACTACAGTTAGTTATCGAGTTATACAGGGAAAAGAGAAGGATGTGGATACTGATCTTCAAGAAGAGAATGACCCGGATGAAGAAAAAACGGAAGATATCATCCTGCAAGAGATTATGACGGATGATCAGGGCGTAATAGATTTGCTTGTTAATGATACGAATACCATCTATATAGAAAAGTTATACGGAACAAAGGATGTGGCGAATAATCGAATTAATGGTCTCTCTGACAGTGAGAATCCATTTAGCGAGGTAGATAATATCCGTTATGAATTTGTCATGGCAAGCGATATTAGGAAGGATAAGAAAAATAAGGAGAAAGATGCTGAGGTTGAATATCCCTCCGTTGTTGGTGATTATCATAATTTTCCAGGAGAATACAAAACATTCGACAGTGAGTTGGAGAAAGATTCTGAAGGAAATATACTGATCAAGCTTGGGCATCCTAAATGGCAGTGGAACCTAGTAATGTGTTTCCAGGATCCACACACGGAGAAATTTTATGCCAAGGTAAAGGAAGCCCTTTGGAATGACAACAAGGTGCAAACTGCTACTCCAAGTTTCACTTATCGAGATTATATTGACTATCTATATAATTATACAGACGGTTATTCCCTGATAAAAAATGTTATTCTGGTAAAAAGAGGTTACGAAGAATTAGGAAGTGTATGGGACAATCTTTGTGATATCAGAGTGACAAGCACAGCATGGTATCGTGCTAATACACGAGGAAATGTAGACAATGGATATATTACTATGGGCAGAACTGACGGGGACAGGACATTGTTTAATGAGCCTGAAGAGCAAGAAGAAGATCGCTCGCGTTGGTACAAAACCCTTGCACATGAATCTGGGCATTATTTATTTTCTTTTAAAGATGAATATATCAGCCAGCGCGGATACATAAATTTTTTAGAGGGGGGGAGCGAGGCTTGGCCGTATCGGTGGGATAATGATGGAGATGCGGGAGAGCCGAATCAGTATCCAACCACCTATGGTGTCATGCAAGCACAAGGGAAATATCATGAATTAAGCGATTCTTCTGATTATCTTAGTGATTCAGGAGTAAAAGGTTGTTGGCTGAAATCAGAATTTACTGAATCGGAATACCATGTTGTTAAAGATATTCTTTACGATTTTGCAGGAATTTCAAGAGGGATATCAGATAAGAGGTCTCTTTATTATCTTTACAGATTTGATAATGATGAAGGAGAAAAATTTCTCAATAATACTAGAGATAAAGATAATGATGAGGTGATAAAAAAAATAAAAAACCATTTTCAATATCAAAAAAGAGCATCAGCGCAATATTATGAACACGAAAAAAGCACTTGGTGGACTTTTAAGCAACAGTTTGATGAAATTATGACCAACCCGTTGCTTTATGCTTATTTTTTGAACAATAAAAATATACAGGTTGAAAAAAATATAGTTGCAACAATTAAAAAGGCTATAATTAATTATCTTGTTGTCCCGCCTAATAAACTGATGCAAGAAAAGGTGTTGACGGGGAAAGTATACGAAGATTTAACAGGGGTTAAAAAGATATATAGGGATAACCCTGAGTTGGAAGGTGAGCCATGCGAATATTCCTTTGAAAATGGAAATAAGGTAGAACAGAATAAACGCCCCGGCCCTGAAACTACGATAAATAATAAAGTTAAAATTATTGATTGGTTTCCTAAGAACAGCCAAGAGGAGAACATTCTTTCCGCAACAGTTCAGGTTTGCGAAGAAATAGAAAATGACTGTAAGTGGTTCAGGGATGAAAAGGTTACATATAAAGGTAGGCCGATTTCTATTACATTGACTACTATGAAAAAAAGTTCAGGAGGATATAATCTTGTACGAGAAACTGATCAAGGGATAACAAAGAAAGATGATAAAGGAAAACTCCTTATCACTAGTTTTATAGAACAACCGGATAATATGAAACAATGGCTTGCTATTGGCTATGATACCGATGATCTTTCAAAAACCGCAGAATGCCTTGTTGATCCCAGCGACATAGAAGATGGAAAGATTCTAATAAATATTTCCCAACTGACGGATGAGCTTCCAAAACTCAGTAGCGAGGGAAAAACAACCAAGCCCTGTGATGCAGAGGCTCAACAAGAAGAGTTTTTTCCTCAATATATATCCTCTAATTCCTCCTTTTATGCAACTGTCCAACAGAAAAGCAATAAGAAAGAAATTAGACTGGAAGGGATTATTGTCAATATAAAACCTGATGCCTTTGATGAGGGAAAAATGCAGGTAACCTTCTTGGCAAAAGAGAATTTCTTTGCTCAGGAATACCAAGGAAGCGCAGTCTTGAGACAGCAGGGCTTTGAAGGCTATATTGACTTCTCCTTGCAGGGCAATAGTTATATCGGCACGTCTGACTATGTGTCCGATACAGGAATTGCAGATGTCGGGTTTCAAACAGATTTAGGAATCATGCGAGCATATAACCGATTTGAAATTTTCAGTTCAGACGCAGGCTATGCTTCCGGTTTTCCTTCACCGGGCGGCGAATTACAGATGTTCGCTCCAGAAAGTAGTTTTGATGGCTCAGGAAAATTTATCATCACAAACAGTTCCATTACCGCACCTCGCAACGGCAACTTAAATCAAGTCGGCAATGTATGGAGCTTTGGCTTTGCCGATAGCATCACCGCAGTATACAACGTTTCCTTCAATATCCTCATCAACGGCAGAACCCACGGATTGGACGCAACCAAGCTGAACCTGTACGGCTGGAATCAGGAAGAAGGGGAATGGGAGGAAGTTCCCGGCGGGAGTAATAACCTCAAAGAATTCAACATCAGCCTTGAAACCCTGAAATATGACTCTTACGCCCTATTCGCCCCGGCCAGCAAAGATACAGAAGCACCGGAAGCTGTAAGTAATTTGCAGGCCCGGACAAGTTCCGGTTGGGGCGTGGAGTTGGAATGGACAGCACCCAAGGATAATCGTGATGTATATGTCTATGATATACGGTTCAATACTGTGCCAATCACTGAAGATAATTGGAATAACAGTATCCCGATAGGTTATTGGTCAACACCGAAACCCGGTAAGCCGGGCAGTGCGGAGCATACCTTTGTCAATATGCCGGACCCGGGTGTAACGTATTATTTTGCCATCCGTTCAGCGGATGCCGCAGCCAATTGGTCAGACTTGACAGCTTTGTCTTCTCCGGTGGAATCAGGAACGCCGGGTGAACCACCGACCCAGGAAGAGATTGACTGCGCCACCACAGTCCCGGATGACTTCACCAGCATCCAGGATGCAGCCAACTACATCGCCATCACCGATTTCGGCGGCAATGTCTGCGTCCAGCCCGGAACCTACGTGGAACCCAAACTGAAGTTGAAAGACGGCGTGTATTTGGTCGCCCTGTCCGATGACCCGGCAGCAACCATCATCGACGGCAACGGCAAGAACGATGTGATTACCTTCCAGGGCGTGCGGGTCGGCGGGGTGATCGGTTTCACCCTGCGCAACAGCAAGAAAAACGGCAATGCCGCAGCCATTAATATCACCGGTGCCAAGCAGATGCCCCTGATCGCCCGTAACATCATCACGGACAACCGACATGGTGTCCGCCTACAAGGCAATGTCATGCCCCTGCTAATCAACAACACCATTGCTGACAACAGCGGCGACGGTATCGCGGCTGGCGGCAACAGCCCGGCCACGGTCATCAATAATATCGTGGTCAGCAATAAGGGTGACGGTATTATCAGCAAAGGCAAGGCCATTGATGAGCTGGCCCGTAATGACGTATACGACAATAAAGGCGGTGATTATGTCAAAATTGAGGCAGGGGAAGGTGGTATCTCCCTTGATCCGCGTTTTACGGACGGCTACCAGCTTGCCAGCGATTCACCCTGCATCGGCACCGGCCTGACGCTGGATGGCGAGCCTGTGGATATGGGGGCCTACGGGAACAGCAGCGTCCGCCTGATTAATGAAACGGCCACCGCCATGTTTACGGATACAGACGCGGACGGTATTGACGATCACTGGGAACAGCTCTTCTTCGGTAACCTCAGCACAGCCAGCAGCACCAGCGATTATGACCAGGACGGTTATAGTGATCTCCAGGAATATCAGAACAACCTGCATCACGCTGTTGACCCCGATGGAACTGCCTTTGATCTGAGTGCGGTCAATACGCCAGACGGGGAAGGATATGAGGTCATAGAAGAGGAAAGTGCGATCAACAAGGCCTTGAGCGTGATTCTCAATTTTCTCCTCAGCAGAAGGGAGGAACCAGAGACGGTTCAGCCGTAG
- a CDS encoding M14 family metallopeptidase → MNKTDSRNTGFDWFGENIAPGEARNVHLTVSESYSGMTVDIQIHILRAKEDGPVLFVSGALHGDELNGCGAIRQLIQNVDLQLQRGTLVLIPVLNLLAFDRHSRYLPDRRDLNRSFPGSANGSLASRMAYTIFNEIVMRCDYGIDLHTASVRRTNYPTVRGDLANPEVRRLAEAFGAEIIVNNKGPKSSFRREACNAGCPTIIMEGGEVWKVEPGIVETAVRGVKNVLRELRMLEGEIESPAYQIEIEQSKWIRAERGGFLDFHIKPGDIVKKGQPIATNTTILGEGQQSLYAPFNGVVMGMTILPSISPGEPICNLGKLPRQCSPERLARLRAKEDGLEQQVLDDLGTNVLVTGPPEEVVG, encoded by the coding sequence ATGAATAAAACCGATTCTCGAAACACCGGGTTTGACTGGTTCGGAGAAAACATTGCGCCAGGAGAGGCACGGAATGTCCATCTTACTGTCAGTGAGAGCTATAGTGGCATGACGGTGGATATTCAAATTCATATCCTCCGGGCAAAGGAGGATGGGCCTGTTCTCTTTGTGAGCGGGGCCTTGCACGGAGACGAACTCAATGGCTGCGGAGCAATTCGTCAACTTATTCAGAATGTTGATCTCCAGCTGCAACGAGGAACGCTGGTTCTGATTCCGGTTTTGAATTTACTTGCTTTTGATCGTCATTCCCGCTACCTGCCGGACCGTCGCGACTTGAACCGTTCTTTTCCCGGTTCTGCCAATGGAAGCCTTGCCAGTCGAATGGCCTATACAATCTTTAACGAGATTGTCATGCGCTGTGATTACGGTATTGATCTCCATACGGCGTCGGTCCGACGAACGAATTACCCAACGGTTCGGGGTGATCTGGCAAACCCTGAGGTGCGTCGCTTGGCTGAGGCCTTTGGTGCGGAGATCATTGTGAACAATAAGGGGCCTAAAAGTTCCTTTCGTCGGGAGGCGTGCAATGCTGGTTGTCCCACTATTATTATGGAAGGGGGGGAAGTGTGGAAAGTGGAGCCCGGTATTGTGGAGACGGCTGTACGTGGTGTGAAAAATGTGCTGCGTGAACTGCGCATGCTGGAAGGGGAGATAGAAAGCCCTGCGTATCAGATTGAGATTGAACAATCAAAATGGATCCGGGCCGAGCGGGGTGGTTTTCTTGATTTTCATATCAAACCCGGTGATATTGTAAAAAAAGGCCAGCCTATCGCAACCAATACAACAATACTTGGGGAAGGACAGCAGAGCCTGTACGCTCCCTTTAACGGGGTGGTCATGGGCATGACAATTTTGCCTTCCATCAGTCCGGGAGAACCGATCTGTAACCTGGGGAAATTGCCGAGACAGTGTAGCCCGGAGAGGCTGGCACGGTTGCGGGCCAAGGAAGATGGATTGGAGCAGCAGGTGCTAGATGATCTGGGGACGAACGTGCTTGTTACCGGGCCGCCGGAAGAGGTGGTGGGGTGA
- a CDS encoding RimK family alpha-L-glutamate ligase, with product MKLAILSCNAHSYSTRRLREAAVQRGHNVKVLNTLKFALDLDQGMPDLFFRQKHLSQYDAVLPRIGASITYYGTAVVRQFEQMDVFCANSSASIANSRDKLRSLQILSRHSVGIPPTAFVRDKKDVLPAIERVGGAPVVIKLIEGTQGIGVILAHTLSTAAGIVELLQSQKQSVLIQKFVKESKGRDIRAFVVGDRVVGAMRRVAQGQEFRSNVHRGGITEPVELDELYTDTAVRAAQILGLRVAGVDLLEGKDGPQIMEVNSSPGLEGIEGCTQLDIAGSIIDYIAAQVDFPEIDLRQRLTVSSGYGVAEIYIPEGSEYIGKTIAESQLREKDIVVLTLHRNAKVIPNPKPSRELLAGDRLLCFGKLELMRDMTPAKTQRKRRPRVKRLPELPVADEVKESETAEAVCIPEHTDTSDYE from the coding sequence ATGAAACTCGCTATTCTCTCATGCAACGCCCACAGCTATAGTACCCGTCGGCTCCGTGAAGCAGCGGTGCAAAGAGGACATAATGTAAAGGTCTTAAATACCCTGAAATTCGCCCTGGACCTGGATCAGGGCATGCCGGATCTCTTTTTTCGACAAAAGCACCTTTCCCAATATGATGCAGTCCTGCCGAGAATCGGTGCCTCTATTACCTACTACGGCACAGCGGTGGTCAGGCAGTTCGAGCAGATGGATGTGTTTTGCGCCAACTCATCGGCCAGTATTGCTAACTCCAGAGATAAGTTACGCAGCTTACAGATACTCAGTCGGCATTCCGTGGGTATTCCGCCAACAGCCTTTGTCCGGGACAAAAAGGACGTGCTCCCGGCCATTGAGCGGGTGGGTGGTGCTCCTGTTGTGATTAAGTTGATTGAGGGGACCCAGGGTATCGGGGTGATCTTGGCGCATACCCTCAGTACGGCTGCCGGTATTGTCGAGTTGTTGCAAAGCCAGAAGCAGAGTGTCCTTATTCAGAAATTTGTTAAAGAGAGTAAGGGTAGGGATATTCGGGCCTTTGTTGTGGGAGATCGGGTGGTAGGAGCAATGCGCCGGGTGGCCCAGGGTCAGGAGTTTCGCAGTAACGTTCACCGAGGTGGTATTACCGAACCTGTGGAGCTTGATGAGCTGTACACTGATACTGCTGTTCGAGCTGCTCAAATACTCGGTCTCCGGGTGGCGGGAGTGGATCTGCTGGAAGGAAAGGACGGTCCGCAGATTATGGAGGTAAATTCCTCACCAGGCCTGGAGGGTATTGAGGGCTGTACTCAGCTGGATATTGCTGGCTCAATTATTGACTACATCGCCGCCCAAGTGGATTTTCCCGAGATTGACCTGCGGCAGCGCTTAACCGTGAGCAGCGGCTATGGGGTTGCGGAAATTTATATCCCTGAGGGCTCAGAATATATAGGTAAAACGATTGCTGAGTCTCAGCTGCGGGAAAAAGACATCGTTGTGCTGACCCTGCATCGCAACGCCAAGGTTATACCGAATCCCAAACCGAGCCGGGAGTTGCTGGCAGGTGACAGGCTGCTCTGTTTCGGCAAGCTGGAGCTGATGCGCGACATGACACCGGCCAAGACCCAGCGAAAACGACGCCCGAGGGTCAAGAGGTTACCTGAGCTGCCTGTGGCCGATGAGGTGAAAGAAAGCGAGACGGCTGAGGCAGTTTGTATACCTGAACATACGGATACCTCTGATTATGAATAA
- a CDS encoding CHAT domain-containing protein: protein MSLDFITAAKIKEAESKWEQISKSLALREEQLVLETRPEERFRMEHEISRMKQDREEVEKELAELQKGASPAANQSTPEQEPSSSSTDKTTILFLAANPMNTARLRLDEEVKKISNDLRLAKERDNLILSQEWAVTSDTLMQAILDTRPQIVHFSGHGELEGICLDDGRGMEKMVSAAALANLFRLFKDSVQCVLLNACYSLAQAEAIKEHIPHVIGMSSAIPDTAAISFASGFYKAVGAGRDIPFAFELGKAAVLMQGEEGDELPRLL, encoded by the coding sequence ATGTCTCTTGATTTTATTACCGCCGCCAAGATCAAAGAAGCAGAGAGTAAATGGGAACAGATAAGCAAGAGCCTTGCTCTTCGGGAGGAACAGCTGGTTCTTGAAACCCGGCCTGAAGAACGTTTTCGCATGGAACATGAGATCAGCAGGATGAAACAGGATCGGGAGGAGGTGGAAAAAGAACTGGCAGAATTGCAGAAAGGAGCTAGTCCGGCAGCCAATCAGAGCACGCCTGAGCAGGAACCCTCTTCTTCAAGCACCGACAAAACCACCATCCTCTTTCTCGCTGCAAACCCCATGAACACAGCCCGCCTTCGTCTGGACGAAGAGGTCAAAAAAATATCCAACGATTTGCGGCTTGCCAAGGAGCGCGACAACCTTATCCTCAGCCAGGAATGGGCTGTTACCTCGGACACCTTGATGCAGGCCATCCTGGATACCAGACCGCAGATCGTCCATTTTTCCGGACATGGAGAGCTGGAGGGTATTTGCCTGGATGACGGGCGCGGCATGGAAAAAATGGTTAGCGCAGCAGCCCTGGCAAACCTGTTCCGTCTGTTCAAGGACAGTGTTCAGTGCGTTTTGCTCAATGCCTGCTATTCCCTGGCCCAGGCCGAGGCCATTAAGGAGCATATTCCTCATGTCATCGGCATGTCATCGGCCATACCCGATACTGCTGCGATCTCTTTTGCCAGTGGCTTTTACAAGGCTGTTGGTGCCGGTCGCGACATCCCCTTTGCCTTTGAGCTGGGCAAGGCCGCCGTGTTGATGCAGGGGGAAGAGGGCGATGAGTTACCTCGGTTGCTCTGA